The Clostridium sp. DL-VIII DNA window TTATTGACTTTAAATAGCATTTAAAAAGCTGCATACATTTATCAGAGTTGCTGAGTTCAAGAAATTCTTCTGCTTTATCCGAAACTTCAATAATATCATCATTTTCAACTAACAAATCAGATTCCGCTAAAAGACTGTAAATCCCATATATTCTATTTGTCTCTTGAAAATTGCTTATGTTGTTAATCTCACTTAAATATTTAAATACATAATCCTTATTAATAAGCACCTTATTGATCTTTATAACAGCACTTTTTGAAGGAAACTTTCCTACTATCTCCAAATATAATTTCTCATTTTTCACTAAATTAATTATACTAAAAAAATCTTCTGAAAAACTCTCTCCTATTATATTAAAGAAATTTTTTTCGTCCTGAGGTACTTGTTCTAATGCATTATAATTTATTTCCATAGGTGGTAAATACTTTTCTAATATTTTTTTTATTGGGTAAGGTACAGCCTCCAGCTGAAAAATCAACTTTATCTTAGATTCTATTTCCCATGGTTTTTTAAATCTTTCTTTTTTTATACCATATTTTTCATGTAAATATTCAACTTTTTCATAACTTGGCAACTCATCATATCTTAAGAATTCCTCAATGTATTCCCTCTCAAATGGAGTAAGTTCTTTCCATATCTTATGAATATTATTTTCATTTAATAAAAATTCTTCTAGGGTATCTACTAAATCCGACTTGAGAAGCCCAGTGTATCTTAAACCTGCTATTTTCATCTTTTTTATGAGTTCATTTTTTGTACTACACTCCAAGCACTCTTTCAGTTCCTTTTCTTCCATATTATCATTCCTTTCATAACTATTCTCTGTCACTTGTGAATCTGAAACTAAACTTTATTTCTAAAATGGCATTTCATCATAAGAATCGTCGAACTTCTCATATTTCTCTATCATATTATCTTCTTCTATACCATTTACAATGATAGTTAATTTTACCATGAAAGCATATTTTCAAGCAAAAATAAGAGCATACTTATATAAACTCTAAAAATATAAGTCATTGTAATCAATAAGAATGTATGTTTGCATAAAATTCTTTCTTTCTGGCAAAAATTAAAATAACACCCACTTGGAAGGAGTTTTAGGCACATGAAAACAAATAACAAGTCCAAAGCTGCTATGAATATTTTTCATCAGACAAGGAAGCAAAATGCCATCATAGCGGGTCTATTATGGCATTTTGGTGACGCAGGATGGTGGAAAATATGCTAGCAGATGGACTTGTTATTTTATTTGATTGTGCCTTAATATGGATTATAATAAAATTGAAGATGCAGTCTTTAAAAAGGCTATGGAAATCTTTAAAGATAGTGCATCAGAATTTTTTGATTTAGATTTAAAAATAATCGCTCCAGCAGAAACAGAAATTAAGAACATTGATATAAAAACAAATACAATGGATTATTTATTTTACACCGCTAATGGCGAATACCTACATTTCGAGTTTCAAACAACCATGAAGAAGGATGATATATCAAGATTCTTATATTATGATGCGTCCTTATATTATAAAAGTAAAATGAATATAAATACCAATGATAAAAATAATTGTTTAATGTTGCTTTATGCTTTATTTGATAAAGTGAAACTTGATTCAAGTTTACTTGAATCCTAGTTGAACTTATCCAGGAACTAAGTGCCACTTATTGATACCTTGAAAAGGTGGAAATTAGTGGCACTTAGTTATCGGACAAGTTTGGTGACGATATTTCAAAGAAAAGATTTAAGGAGGTTGTTAGCATGACAGAAGTAGGCAGAATGATATATGAGGAAGGAATAGAAAAAGGCATTGAAAAAGGAAAAGAAATGTTAATAAAGCAATTAATAAAAAAATTTAAGATAGTGCCCGATGAATATAAAAAGAAAATAATGGCGCTACCTCAAGATGTAATAGAAGTTATCGGCACAGAAATATTTGACATAAATTCACTTGATGAACTTAAAAAATATTTTTAGGTTAATAATTTAAACTGCAATTGTCAAATAGACCATTGCAGTTATTCTATCTGCTAATAGTACCTTTTAAGTACGCATTTTCTTATCATATTAATACCTCTACAATAAAATTATTATAATTAATTCTTTATTGCATCCTTTTTTCATAATCTATTTTCTCTTTTATTAAAAATATTTCTCATTTATCTGTTACAAAACCAATAATTGTAATCTTCAACTAATTCGTAGTTATTGCTATTCTTTTCTACTAATTCCAGCAAACATAAAGGAAATGCATATTGTTTTCTACCTTTCCAATAAACCTATATTATTTGAATCTAATTTCATATATTCAATTTTAATATTGCTAACCATATTTCTCAATAAATTTTTAAATTCACTTACATCTGTTTCTTGCTTTTCTTTTTTTAACTTTATAATTCCTTTATCTGTTGTTATATTTATTAATGTTTTTTTATTTTTCGTAAAAGTTACTTTTGTTATTCTATCCCATTCAATAAAAATACTTTCTTGACTCAATTCTGCTAAAATTAAAAGACCTTTTTCATAAAGTTTAATTTTTGCATTTATTATAACTATATCAAAGTTTTGATAATCCCCAAAGTAATCGAACTCAAACTCCATAATATATTTTCCATATTCACTTTTTATAACTTCAAGCATATTTGTCTCCTATCTTGTATCAAATTAATAATTAGTATTACGTTAATATGTCACTTATTAAATTCACCTAACAATAATAGACTTTCTTTATGGATATATTTTACCATAAAAACATATTTTTAATCTAGATAATGACCTTCCACACCATCAATTTTAACATTCATAGCATTAATTTGACTTAGGATTGCAGTTTGTTAAAGCTATATTTTGACCTACTACACTAATATAAGGTATAATTTATAGCAGTTATATACCATATATATTTGTAGAGGTGACGTATTATGTTTGATAAGCCAAGCGATTATCTTGAATTAGGATTGAATTTATCCTTTGGAGAAGATTTGAAAAACATACTTAATTCAACAGCGACTGTAAAGAGAGTTTTAAAGGATACGAATGTTCTTATCCAAGGCGAAATACCATCTTCACTCTACTATGTCCATCAAGGAATCATGAGAGGATATTATATAGATAGTTTGGGAAATGATGTTACAAAATGCTTTGCAAGCGAAAGAGAATTTGCTTGTAGTGAAGGCCTCAGAAAACCTGGAGAAGCTAGCTTCAGTGTAGAGAGCCTTGAAGAGAGTATTTGTGTAATCATACCTTATAGTTCCATAATTGAAGGAGTGAAAAAAGGCACTGAAATGACAGCCATAATCAATAAATATAGTCAGAAAGCCCTTGCTGATGCAGAAAGACATACACGGGGCTTGCTTACGAAAAGTGCATTGGATAGGTATATAGAGTTTAAAAGTGAGTATAGCGTTATAGAAGATAGAATAAGCCAAGCTCATATTGCTTCTTATATTGGTATTAGAGCAAGTTCACTCTCCAGAATTAAAAGAAGTATGAAAATAGAATAAATTTACATAGAAAACATCAAATAGAAATATTTGGTGTTTTTTTGTTGTAATTGACATAGGTCAATTACAAATGGAACCTTTAATGCTAACATGATTTATAAATTCAATTGTAAATAGGAGGATTATAAGTATGAAAAAAATTTCTTTAGTAACAGGTGCAAATGGACATTTAGGCAACAATTTGGTAAGGCAATTATTAAAGAAAGGAGAAAATGTTAGAGCAGGTGTACGTAATTTAGAGGACAAAGAACCATTTGAAGGTCTTGATTGTGAAATAGTTTATGCTGACTTAATGGACAAAGATTCACTTCGCAAGGCATTAGAAGGAGTAGATACATTATATCAAGTGGCTGCTGTATTTAAGCATTGGGCTCAAGATCCAGAAAAAGAGATAATTATCCCTAATATTGATGGAACTGAAAATATAATAGAAGCAGCTAGAGAAGCAAATTTAAGAAAAATAGTATATGTAAGTTCTGTAGCAGCATTGTCTTTAGACGAGGTTAATTCAAAAGGTAAAATTGATGAAACTACATGGCTTAAAAATGGTCATGGAAATGCATACTTTGTTTCAAAGAAAGAATCAGAGAAGAAAGCCTGGGAGTTAGCGGAAAAATATGATTTGGATATGGTTAGCGTTCTTCCTGGAGCAATGATTGGAGGAGAATTTTTAAAGAAAACTACTACAATGATGGGCTTTGATAGTGTTCTTTTAGGAAAGATGAAAATAAATTATATAACTGAAATGACACCAATAGATGTAACTGATGTTGCACAAGGAATGATCGCAGCCGCAGAAAAAGGTAAAAAAGGAACAAGATATATTTTAGCTAATGAAGAACCAGTAACTTTAGATGAGATTATAGAAATTGCAAAAAAATTTGTTCCAAATCTTGAAGCACCAGAAAAATATACTAAAGAGCAAGTATTAAATTTAGCCGACAAATTAGAAGCTGAAGCTAAAAAAACTAATACTCAACCTTTGCTGCTTAGAAGCCAGGTAGAATTATATTATGGTGGAATAAACAGACATTATGATATTACTACCTCAAAAAAGGATTTGAATTTTAATCCCAAATTAGGTGCAAAGGCATTGGAAGAATATTTTGAACGAGTTTATAAAAGTCTTTAATCCTTTACGTTAATAATTGGCTATGTTTTAATATAGTGTTGAAATATAGCCCCCAAATTATAGATTAACTTGTCCACCTATAATGCCAATATACAAATTCAGACCTTTTTAACATTGCAGTTTCGGTTTTGCATTCCAATATATCTTAACTCTTATATCTCTATCAGACGCATTTGGTATTCCACCAGTAATTCTCATTTTACCAGTGTACTCATTTTTATTATCAAGTGAAAACTTGCCATCTTCTCCCTCTTTAGGTCCATCAATTAAATATTTAATTTCATTTTCTGGGTTATTATCCGTTCCAATAAATTTAAATGTGTGATAACTATCATGTGATTTTTCGGTTCCTTCAATTTTATAAGATACATCCCAACTTTGACTTTTGCCCTCATAGTTAATTGCCATACTATTATTCTTACAGCCAATAAGAAATAATGAGCAAATAACAATTATGGAAATAAACCGATAAACAAAAAAGAAACATCTTTTGCTTCTGTCAACCAATAAAAAAGTGTATATAAAGCTTTAGTTCCATTAGATGCAGCTTTAAAAAACGGAATGAGAGATTTCTTATTGAAATATAATCTTTGCTGACCATCAGGATCTTTTATTGCTGTTAGTTTTTCATTTACTCCTGCTTTATTAAGCAATTCCTGAAACTGTGTTAAAGCTTCGTTTTCAAAGATAAACTTTGTAAAATCCGAGCTTTCTGTCTTATATCCAATATATCTATTTTCGTCTAGGCTTCGAAACCACAGCATATTATTTACAAAACGCATTAATTGCTTAAGAGGTGCCACACTATCTGATGGTGTATTGTTAACTACATATCTTAAAATAGAAACACTATTATCCTGAAATTCATAATTTAATGAAGGCATAAGCTTACTTATTCCCTCAAAATCTCCAGTCTGCTTCACATAATCGTAAGACATTATCATATTGTCATTTATTGAAATTTTCTCATATAATAAGTTTTTTAAATCACTTTTTCGATAAACGTAATCTACTTCTCCAGCTTCCAATTTAAATACATAATGAAATTCAGTGAAATCCGTTTCTCCATCAGTATTTAAATAATAGTCATAAACTCCTGGAGTTACATTTTTATCTGTCAAATGTGTTGTTATATCAAATATTGCTAGCCCAAGATTTGATTTACCAGAAGCATTCTTTCCATACACAATTATTTTATTAAGTAAATTATCTTTAATACACTCGTTAATTAATAATTTTATCTAAAATAAAACTTCTATTCTATAATGCAAAAATGATTTTTCTTTTCAATATTTCTTTTGACTTTATTCGCCGCTTTACTGTCAATTTCAAATGCATATGGAAGTTCGCTTAATGTATCTTTTTTTATTTCTTTGTAATTTTTCAATTCTTCTAGTAAGTATTTATCATCAGTTTCTACAATAGTAACTTTTCTTATTTTTATTTTTTTACTTTTATCTTTCCATTCATTTAATGACAGAAGAACATTATCTGGTATTTTATTTTGTGAAAATTCTTTAAAATAATCACTTATCTCCTCTATGGAGATTCCATTATCCAAGGCTGTGACCATAGCTTTAAATGATATTTTATATATGCTCACTGTATCCTCTGATAATTTCTCTGCAAATTTGTCTAGATATATGCAATGAACATCTTTCATTGTCCCGGATTGTACAATTATTTCATAATTAGGCTGAATTATTATTCCTGTTTCATCTTCTACATGTTTTATTTTATAATCATCATTTACTCCAAGTACATGTGCTCCAAGTTGCGTTAGTTTAAAATAGTCAACTTTAAGGTATTCTACATCCTCATCATTATAATCGTCACTTATTAATAGATCTACTATTCCCATAGAAGCTAAGTATTCCATAAGTACTACATCTATAAATCTTCCTTCTTCCTCTTCCCAGGAGTTTTGATCTGGATAATAATAATGATCATATTCATAATATGTATATATTGTCCCAACTATTTTTCTTAAAAAATTTCGATCTAATTTTTTTATAAATTTAAGGAGCTGTTCTTTTTCAATCCACTCATCAATTGGTGCCATTTTTAAATATTTTAAAACTACCTCTCTACACGTTGAATAGTTTCCATTATAATCAGTTTTGATCTTTAATTCATTAATTCTTCTT harbors:
- a CDS encoding NAD-dependent epimerase/dehydratase family protein, translating into MKKISLVTGANGHLGNNLVRQLLKKGENVRAGVRNLEDKEPFEGLDCEIVYADLMDKDSLRKALEGVDTLYQVAAVFKHWAQDPEKEIIIPNIDGTENIIEAAREANLRKIVYVSSVAALSLDEVNSKGKIDETTWLKNGHGNAYFVSKKESEKKAWELAEKYDLDMVSVLPGAMIGGEFLKKTTTMMGFDSVLLGKMKINYITEMTPIDVTDVAQGMIAAAEKGKKGTRYILANEEPVTLDEIIEIAKKFVPNLEAPEKYTKEQVLNLADKLEAEAKKTNTQPLLLRSQVELYYGGINRHYDITTSKKDLNFNPKLGAKALEEYFERVYKSL
- a CDS encoding DUF4351 domain-containing protein, which gives rise to MTEVGRMIYEEGIEKGIEKGKEMLIKQLIKKFKIVPDEYKKKIMALPQDVIEVIGTEIFDINSLDELKKYF
- a CDS encoding helicase-associated domain-containing protein — translated: MALREQLESMTTSGYGMNLPQYVKISGVKALSTRKAGMVDALYNYLSNKDNIIAIWNSISQMEKEIISEYIRSEGKLENKEVKEIMKKYTPNGTNQDNYRYSSGIQQYFYNTSKANLFFINGRLPIEITTILKSFIKPIEVEFFATYINTQEYLKNETRYDNREFISIRETFEKDFVSIIKLVNSSKFKTTKASQMPNKTAMVKMNEVLTNKEIFYGNDISQIRVIDNTTRLYGISKLLLESGILEIQNETLVLGNCADDFLMMKTVEKCKFLLEAYIKSGVDELRRINELKIKTDYNGNYSTCREVVLKYLKMAPIDEWIEKEQLLKFIKKLDRNFLRKIVGTIYTYYEYDHYYYPDQNSWEEEEGRFIDVVLMEYLASMGIVDLLISDDYNDEDVEYLKVDYFKLTQLGAHVLGVNDDYKIKHVEDETGIIIQPNYEIIVQSGTMKDVHCIYLDKFAEKLSEDTVSIYKISFKAMVTALDNGISIEEISDYFKEFSQNKIPDNVLLSLNEWKDKSKKIKIRKVTIVETDDKYLLEELKNYKEIKKDTLSELPYAFEIDSKAANKVKRNIEKKNHFCIIE
- a CDS encoding Crp/Fnr family transcriptional regulator; translated protein: MFDKPSDYLELGLNLSFGEDLKNILNSTATVKRVLKDTNVLIQGEIPSSLYYVHQGIMRGYYIDSLGNDVTKCFASEREFACSEGLRKPGEASFSVESLEESICVIIPYSSIIEGVKKGTEMTAIINKYSQKALADAERHTRGLLTKSALDRYIEFKSEYSVIEDRISQAHIASYIGIRASSLSRIKRSMKIE
- a CDS encoding AAA family ATPase, encoding MYGKNASGKSNLGLAIFDITTHLTDKNVTPGVYDYYLNTDGETDFTEFHYVFKLEAGEVDYVYRKSDLKNLLYEKISINDNMIMSYDYVKQTGDFEGISKLMPSLNYEFQDNSVSILRYVVNNTPSDSVAPLKQLMRFVNNMLWFRSLDENRYIGYKTESSDFTKFIFENEALTQFQELLNKAGVNEKLTAIKDPDGQQRLYFNKKSLIPFFKAASNGTKALYTLFYWLTEAKDVSFLFIGLFP